The following proteins are encoded in a genomic region of Streptococcus cristatus AS 1.3089:
- a CDS encoding GNAT family N-acetyltransferase, producing the protein MTIRFEENVSIENAQFVCQWSNSLGKSFQEQWMGTMIPFPLTIQVLQDLEGIFSIFDGQEFVGLIQKIRLEDRNLHIGRFFINPQKQGQGLGSQALRKFVSLALENGDIDSVSLNVYEANQRAQNLYQKEGFEIVQMVEEPVRKYIMKKFR; encoded by the coding sequence ATGACAATTCGTTTTGAAGAAAATGTGAGTATAGAAAACGCTCAATTCGTATGCCAATGGTCCAACTCCCTTGGCAAATCCTTTCAAGAACAATGGATGGGAACAATGATTCCTTTTCCCTTGACAATTCAAGTCTTGCAAGATTTGGAAGGAATCTTTTCAATCTTTGATGGACAAGAGTTTGTGGGGCTTATCCAGAAAATCAGGCTGGAAGACAGAAATCTTCATATCGGGAGATTTTTTATCAACCCCCAGAAACAGGGGCAAGGCTTAGGTAGCCAGGCTTTAAGGAAATTTGTTAGTTTGGCCTTGGAAAATGGAGACATAGATAGTGTTTCTCTAAATGTCTACGAGGCAAATCAAAGAGCTCAGAATCTTTACCAAAAAGAAGGATTTGAAATCGTTCAAATGGTTGAAGAACCTGTACGAAAATACATCATGAAAAAGTTTAGATAG
- the groL gene encoding chaperonin GroEL (60 kDa chaperone family; promotes refolding of misfolded polypeptides especially under stressful conditions; forms two stacked rings of heptamers to form a barrel-shaped 14mer; ends can be capped by GroES; misfolded proteins enter the barrel where they are refolded when GroES binds), which yields MAKDIKFSSDARSAMVRGVDILADTVKVTLGPKGRNVVLEKSFGSPLITNDGVTIAKEIELEDHFENMGAKLVSEVASKTNDIAGDGTTTATVLTQAIVREGIKNVTAGANPIGIRRGIEAAVATAVSALKETAIPVSNKEAIAQVAAVSSRSEKVGEYISEAMEKVGNDGVITIEESKGMETELDVVEGMQFDRGYLSQYMVTDSEKMVADLDNPYILITDKKISNIQEILPLLESILKTNRPLLIIADDVDGEALPTLVLNKIRGTFNVVAVKAPGFGDRRKAMLEDIAILTGGTVITEDLGLELKDATIEALGQASKVTVDKDSTVIVEGSGNPEAIANRVAVIKSQIESTTSEFDKEKLQERLAKLSGGVAVIKVGAATETELKEMKLRIEDALNATRAAVEEGIVSGGGTAFVSVLGAVAALELTGDEATGRNIVLRALEEPVRQIALNAGFEGSIVIDRLKNSEAGTGFNAATGEWVNMIEAGIIDPVKVTRSALQNAASVASLILTTEAVVANKPEPAPAAPAMDPSMMGGMM from the coding sequence ATGGCAAAAGATATTAAATTTTCATCAGATGCACGCAGTGCAATGGTTCGTGGTGTGGATATTCTAGCAGATACTGTCAAGGTGACCTTGGGTCCTAAAGGCCGCAATGTTGTTTTGGAAAAATCTTTTGGTTCACCCCTCATCACCAATGACGGTGTGACCATTGCCAAGGAAATTGAATTGGAAGATCATTTCGAAAATATGGGTGCTAAGTTGGTATCAGAAGTTGCTTCAAAAACCAATGATATTGCTGGGGACGGAACAACGACTGCTACTGTTTTGACCCAAGCTATTGTTCGAGAAGGAATCAAAAACGTCACTGCTGGTGCTAATCCAATCGGTATCCGCCGCGGGATTGAAGCAGCAGTTGCGACTGCTGTCAGCGCTCTGAAAGAAACTGCGATTCCGGTTTCTAACAAAGAAGCGATTGCTCAGGTTGCTGCCGTATCTTCTCGCAGCGAGAAAGTCGGCGAGTACATCTCTGAAGCTATGGAAAAAGTTGGCAATGATGGCGTTATCACCATCGAAGAGTCCAAAGGTATGGAAACAGAGCTGGATGTCGTAGAAGGAATGCAGTTTGACCGTGGCTACCTGTCTCAATACATGGTGACGGATAGTGAAAAAATGGTGGCTGATCTGGATAACCCTTATATCTTGATTACAGACAAGAAAATTTCTAATATTCAAGAGATTCTGCCATTGTTGGAAAGTATTTTGAAAACCAACCGTCCGCTCTTGATTATTGCAGATGATGTGGATGGTGAAGCTTTGCCAACATTGGTTCTTAACAAGATTCGTGGTACCTTCAATGTAGTGGCTGTTAAAGCACCAGGTTTCGGTGACCGTCGCAAGGCTATGCTGGAAGACATTGCCATCTTGACAGGCGGTACAGTGATTACAGAAGACCTTGGTCTGGAGCTCAAAGATGCGACCATTGAAGCGCTTGGACAAGCTTCTAAAGTCACTGTTGACAAGGACAGCACTGTGATTGTCGAAGGATCTGGCAATCCTGAAGCCATTGCCAATCGTGTGGCCGTTATCAAGTCACAAATCGAAAGTACAACTTCTGAGTTTGACAAGGAAAAACTGCAAGAACGTCTGGCTAAATTGTCCGGTGGTGTGGCGGTGATTAAGGTCGGAGCTGCAACCGAAACCGAACTTAAAGAAATGAAACTCCGCATTGAAGATGCCCTTAACGCAACTCGTGCCGCAGTGGAAGAAGGAATCGTCTCCGGTGGGGGTACAGCCTTTGTCAGCGTACTGGGTGCAGTAGCTGCTCTTGAATTGACAGGAGATGAAGCGACAGGCCGTAACATCGTTCTCCGTGCCTTGGAAGAGCCTGTCCGTCAAATCGCTCTGAATGCAGGATTCGAAGGCTCAATCGTCATTGACCGTCTGAAAAATTCTGAAGCAGGTACAGGCTTTAATGCCGCGACTGGCGAATGGGTCAACATGATTGAGGCTGGAATCATTGACCCAGTCAAGGTGACGCGCTCAGCCTTGCAAAATGCCGCTTCTGTAGCCAGCTTGATTTTGACAACAGAAGCTGTTGTGGCCAATAAACCAGAACCTGCTCCAGCAGCACCAGCTATGGATCCAAGCATGATGGGCGGAATGATGTAA
- the groES gene encoding co-chaperone GroES, whose product MLKPLGDRVVLKVEEKEQKVGGFVIAGAGQDATKEATVIAIGQGIRTLNGELVAPSVKPGDKVLVESHAGIEVKDQDETFLVVGEASILAIVE is encoded by the coding sequence ATGTTAAAACCATTAGGTGACCGTGTGGTCTTAAAAGTAGAAGAAAAAGAACAGAAAGTTGGTGGCTTTGTTATTGCTGGTGCAGGGCAAGATGCGACAAAAGAAGCGACAGTCATCGCAATCGGCCAAGGCATCCGTACGCTCAACGGAGAACTGGTCGCACCAAGTGTCAAGCCAGGTGATAAGGTTTTAGTTGAAAGCCATGCTGGCATTGAAGTCAAAGATCAGGATGAGACATTCTTGGTTGTTGGAGAAGCAAGCATTCTTGCAATTGTGGAGTAA
- a CDS encoding ABC transporter ATP-binding protein, which yields MKTAKFFWQYFKQYKLAFLIVMIMIIISTVLQVLFPIFTGLAISELVELGSAFANGKLASGDVSAFAAFQGIMWNLALAFIFLSLSSLIYMLLMSRIISYSTNEMRKGLFGKLARLTVSFFDRHQDGDILSRFTSDLDNILQAFNESLVQVMSNIALYIGLIIIMFMRHATLAWVTIASTPVAIIVLVSIVKLARKYTDLQQKEVGQLNAYMDETISGQKAVIVQGMQEEVIKGFVQQNDKVRSATFKGRAFAGLLFPVMNGMSLINTAIVIFVGSAIMLNDPNVKTSVAIGLISTFTQFSQQYYQPIIQVAASWGSLQLAFTGADRIQEMFDAPEEVRPQNAPAFTELREGVEIKHVDFSYVEGKSILKDVSISAPKGKMIAVVGPTGSGKTTIMNLINRFYDVDKGSIEFDGRDIRDYDLDSLRSHVGIVLQDSVLFSGTIRDNIRFGVPDASQEMVEIAARATHIHEYIESLPDKYDTIVDDDQNIFSTGQKQLISIARTLLTDPQVLILDEATSNVDTVTESKIQSAMEAIVAGRTSFVIAHRLKTILNADQIIVLKDGEVIERGNHRELLQLGGFYSELYHNQFVFE from the coding sequence ATGAAGACAGCGAAATTTTTCTGGCAATATTTTAAACAGTATAAACTGGCCTTTTTGATCGTTATGATTATGATTATCATCTCGACGGTTTTACAGGTTCTCTTTCCGATTTTTACCGGTCTAGCCATTAGTGAGTTGGTGGAGTTGGGCAGTGCTTTTGCGAATGGCAAGCTGGCTTCAGGCGACGTTTCTGCCTTTGCCGCTTTTCAAGGAATTATGTGGAATTTGGCGCTGGCTTTCATCTTCCTTTCGCTATCTAGCTTGATCTACATGCTGCTGATGAGTCGGATTATCTCCTACTCAACTAATGAAATGCGTAAGGGGCTCTTTGGAAAATTGGCTCGCTTGACCGTTTCCTTCTTTGACCGCCATCAAGACGGGGATATCTTGTCGCGTTTTACCAGCGATTTAGATAATATCTTGCAAGCTTTCAACGAGAGTCTAGTCCAAGTGATGAGCAATATCGCTCTCTATATCGGCCTGATTATCATTATGTTTATGCGGCATGCGACCTTGGCTTGGGTGACGATTGCCAGTACGCCAGTAGCCATCATTGTCTTGGTATCCATCGTCAAGCTGGCTCGCAAGTATACAGACTTGCAGCAAAAAGAAGTCGGTCAGCTCAATGCTTACATGGATGAGACGATTTCCGGCCAGAAGGCAGTTATTGTGCAGGGGATGCAAGAAGAAGTCATCAAAGGCTTTGTCCAGCAAAATGATAAGGTTCGGTCAGCTACTTTCAAAGGACGCGCTTTTGCTGGCTTGCTCTTTCCTGTCATGAACGGAATGAGCCTGATCAATACGGCTATCGTGATTTTTGTAGGTTCAGCCATTATGCTCAATGATCCTAATGTGAAGACCTCAGTAGCCATTGGTCTGATTTCAACCTTTACACAGTTTTCTCAACAATACTATCAGCCTATCATTCAGGTTGCGGCAAGCTGGGGAAGTCTGCAGCTGGCTTTCACTGGTGCGGATCGGATTCAGGAAATGTTTGATGCGCCTGAGGAAGTGCGTCCGCAGAATGCACCAGCCTTTACCGAGCTGAGAGAAGGCGTCGAGATAAAACATGTGGATTTCTCTTATGTCGAAGGTAAGTCGATTTTGAAAGATGTTTCCATCTCAGCGCCAAAAGGCAAGATGATTGCCGTTGTAGGACCGACAGGATCGGGCAAGACGACCATCATGAACTTGATCAATCGTTTTTACGATGTGGATAAGGGCAGTATCGAATTTGACGGACGCGATATCCGAGACTATGACTTAGATAGCTTGCGCAGTCATGTCGGTATCGTTTTGCAAGATTCTGTTTTGTTCAGCGGAACCATTCGAGACAATATTAGATTTGGAGTGCCGGATGCCAGTCAGGAGATGGTTGAAATCGCTGCGCGTGCAACCCATATTCACGAGTATATTGAAAGCTTGCCTGATAAATACGATACAATCGTAGATGATGATCAAAACATCTTTTCAACAGGTCAAAAGCAATTGATTTCAATCGCTCGAACCCTTTTGACCGATCCTCAAGTGCTAATCTTGGATGAGGCTACCTCCAACGTTGATACGGTAACCGAGAGCAAGATCCAGAGCGCGATGGAGGCTATTGTGGCAGGCCGAACCAGCTTTGTCATCGCTCACCGCTTAAAGACTATACTAAATGCTGACCAAATCATTGTCTTAAAAGACGGCGAAGTCATTGAAAGAGGTAACCACCGGGAACTGCTACAACTGGGCGGCTTCTATTCTGAACTCTACCACAATCAATTTGTATTTGAATAA
- a CDS encoding ABC transporter ATP-binding protein — protein sequence MFRKALSAYKLFIFLSLLMTSLMLASSLLQPLYLKDVLNALLAGNRQEIYRLGAWLLGFGLVGLLAGGANVTLAAYISQGVSSDLREKTFRKIQAFSYANIEQFNAGNLVVRMTNDINQVQNLVMMMFQILFRLPILFLGSFILAVVTIPSLWWVIVLMVFLVFFLTGVMMGLMGPRFAKFQVLLEKINSIAKENLRGVRVVKSFVQEREQYQKFTQVSDELLEQNLFIGYAFSIVQPMMMIVGYGAVYLTMWLLSSMIQMDPGLVSSIVSFISYLNQIMFTIIMVGFLGNTVTRAMVSIRRIKEVLDTEPAMTFKNEVDEDLEGSLVFDHVTFTYPTDTEPMLKDISFEVKPGEMIGIVGATGAGKSTLAQLIPRLFDPQEGSIKIGGKDLRDISEASLRKNVSIVLQKAILFKGTIADNLRQGKQNASLPELEQAARIAQASEFINRMEDTYNSQVEERGNNFSGGQKQRMSIARGVVSNPNILILDDSTSALDAKSEKLVQEALNKDLKGTTTIIIAQKISSVVHADKILVLDQGRLIGQGRHADLVATNDVYREIYETQKGKED from the coding sequence ATGTTCAGAAAAGCTTTATCAGCCTATAAATTATTTATCTTTTTATCTCTTCTGATGACATCGCTGATGCTGGCTAGCTCGCTGTTGCAGCCCTTGTATCTCAAAGATGTCTTGAATGCTCTTTTGGCAGGAAATCGGCAAGAAATCTATCGTTTGGGGGCTTGGTTGCTGGGCTTTGGTCTGGTTGGCTTGCTCGCTGGTGGGGCAAATGTGACTCTGGCAGCCTATATTTCCCAAGGTGTGTCGTCGGATTTACGGGAAAAAACCTTTCGGAAAATCCAGGCCTTCTCTTATGCCAATATTGAACAGTTCAATGCGGGGAATCTAGTCGTCCGAATGACCAACGACATCAATCAAGTGCAAAATTTGGTCATGATGATGTTTCAGATTTTATTCCGCCTGCCTATTTTATTTTTAGGCTCCTTTATTCTGGCGGTGGTGACCATTCCTTCCTTGTGGTGGGTCATTGTCCTGATGGTCTTTTTGGTCTTCTTTTTGACAGGAGTGATGATGGGCTTGATGGGTCCACGCTTTGCCAAATTCCAAGTTCTCTTAGAAAAGATCAATTCGATTGCCAAAGAAAACCTGCGTGGTGTCCGTGTCGTCAAATCTTTCGTGCAGGAGAGAGAGCAGTATCAGAAGTTTACGCAAGTTTCAGATGAACTTTTGGAGCAAAATCTCTTTATTGGTTATGCCTTTTCGATCGTTCAACCGATGATGATGATCGTTGGCTACGGGGCTGTCTATCTGACCATGTGGCTCTTGTCTAGCATGATACAGATGGATCCAGGCTTGGTTAGCTCCATTGTCTCTTTCATTTCTTATTTGAATCAAATCATGTTTACTATTATCATGGTTGGCTTTTTGGGCAATACCGTTACGCGTGCCATGGTGTCGATTCGGCGGATCAAGGAGGTCTTGGATACAGAGCCAGCGATGACCTTCAAGAATGAAGTTGACGAAGATCTGGAAGGTAGTCTGGTCTTTGACCATGTGACCTTTACCTATCCGACAGATACAGAGCCCATGCTCAAGGATATTAGCTTTGAAGTCAAACCGGGAGAGATGATTGGTATTGTCGGAGCAACGGGAGCAGGAAAATCAACTCTGGCCCAGCTTATTCCGCGTCTTTTTGATCCTCAGGAAGGCTCCATCAAAATTGGTGGCAAGGACTTGCGAGATATTAGTGAAGCTTCTCTGAGAAAAAATGTCTCTATCGTTCTGCAAAAAGCTATTTTATTTAAGGGGACGATTGCGGACAATCTGCGTCAAGGAAAGCAAAATGCTAGCCTGCCAGAGTTAGAACAGGCGGCGCGCATTGCTCAGGCGAGTGAGTTTATCAATCGCATGGAAGATACCTACAACAGCCAAGTCGAAGAACGGGGAAATAATTTCTCCGGCGGACAAAAGCAAAGAATGTCCATCGCGCGTGGTGTCGTCAGCAATCCCAATATTCTTATCCTAGATGACTCGACTTCCGCTCTGGATGCCAAGTCCGAAAAACTGGTTCAAGAGGCGCTGAACAAGGATTTGAAGGGAACAACGACCATCATTATTGCTCAGAAGATTAGCTCCGTGGTTCATGCGGACAAGATTTTGGTGCTAGATCAAGGACGCTTGATTGGCCAAGGTAGACACGCAGACTTGGTCGCTACAAATGATGTCTACCGAGAAATTTATGAGACTCAAAAAGGAAAGGAGGACTAA
- a CDS encoding NAD(P)H-dependent glycerol-3-phosphate dehydrogenase — protein sequence MDKQRIAVIGPGSWGTALSQVLNDNGHEVRIWGNIAEQIDEINNQHTNKRYFKDVVLSEEIKAYHNLKDALENVDAVLFVVPTKVTRLVAKQVAQTLDHKVKIMHASKGLEPNSHQRISTILEEEIPADLRSEIVVVSGPSHAEETIVRDITLITAASKDLETAKYVQELFSNHYFRLYTNTDVVGVETAGALKNIIAVGAGALHGLGYGDNAKAAIITRGLAEITRLGVKLGANPLTYSGLSGVGDLIVTGTSVHSRNWRAGDALGRGEKLADIEANMGMVIEGISTTKAAYELAQELGVYMPITQAIYKVIYDGHDIKDAIHDMMSNEFKAENEWS from the coding sequence ATGGATAAACAACGAATTGCTGTGATTGGCCCCGGTTCTTGGGGAACGGCTCTATCGCAAGTCCTCAATGATAATGGCCATGAAGTCCGGATTTGGGGCAATATTGCAGAGCAGATTGACGAGATCAATAACCAGCATACAAACAAACGCTATTTCAAAGATGTTGTTCTAAGCGAAGAGATCAAGGCTTATCACAACTTGAAAGATGCTCTAGAAAACGTAGATGCTGTCCTTTTTGTCGTGCCGACCAAGGTGACCCGTCTGGTAGCCAAACAAGTTGCGCAAACCTTGGATCACAAGGTAAAAATCATGCATGCATCCAAGGGACTAGAACCTAACAGCCACCAACGGATTTCGACCATTCTGGAAGAGGAAATCCCTGCTGACTTGCGCAGCGAGATTGTCGTTGTTTCAGGTCCTAGCCACGCTGAGGAAACCATCGTTCGCGATATTACCCTGATTACCGCAGCATCCAAGGATCTTGAAACTGCTAAATATGTGCAGGAGCTCTTCAGCAACCACTATTTCCGACTCTACACTAATACCGATGTCGTTGGCGTAGAAACAGCAGGTGCTCTGAAAAATATCATCGCAGTTGGAGCCGGAGCTCTCCACGGACTGGGCTATGGTGACAATGCCAAAGCTGCCATCATCACACGCGGTCTGGCTGAAATTACCCGACTTGGTGTCAAACTGGGAGCCAACCCTCTGACTTACAGCGGTCTTTCTGGTGTCGGCGACTTGATTGTCACAGGAACTTCTGTCCACTCTCGCAACTGGCGGGCTGGAGATGCGCTGGGTCGTGGCGAAAAATTGGCTGATATTGAAGCCAACATGGGCATGGTTATCGAAGGAATCTCTACGACCAAGGCAGCCTACGAATTAGCTCAAGAGCTCGGTGTCTACATGCCAATTACCCAGGCTATTTACAAGGTCATCTATGACGGCCATGATATCAAAGATGCCATTCATGATATGATGAGCAATGAGTTCAAAGCTGAAAATGAGTGGTCTTAA
- the galU gene encoding UTP--glucose-1-phosphate uridylyltransferase GalU, whose product MSKVRKAVIPAAGLGTRFLPATKALAKEMLPIVDKPTIQFIVEEALKSGIKDILVVTGKSKRSIEDHFDSNFELEYNLKEKGKNDLLKLVDETTGIGLHFIRQSHPRGLGDAVLQAKAFVGNEPFVVMLGDDLMDITNDKAVPLTKQLMDDYAATHASTIAVMQVPHEEVSAYGVIAPQGEGVNGLYSVEKFVEKPAPEDAPSDLAIIGRYLLTPEIFEILEKQTPGAGNEIQLTDAIDTLNKTQRVFAREFKGDRYDVGDKFGFMKTSIDYALKHPQVKDDLKQYIIDLGKKLDKKTKK is encoded by the coding sequence ATGTCAAAAGTCAGAAAAGCAGTCATCCCTGCAGCCGGTCTCGGTACCCGCTTCTTACCAGCCACTAAGGCACTAGCCAAGGAAATGCTGCCGATCGTTGACAAACCAACTATTCAGTTTATCGTCGAGGAAGCTCTTAAGTCTGGAATCAAAGACATTCTGGTTGTTACAGGGAAGTCAAAACGCTCCATAGAGGATCACTTTGACTCAAACTTTGAATTAGAATACAACCTCAAGGAAAAGGGTAAGAACGACTTACTCAAGCTGGTGGATGAAACTACTGGTATTGGATTGCATTTCATCCGTCAGAGCCATCCACGTGGGCTAGGAGATGCTGTCCTTCAAGCTAAGGCTTTTGTCGGAAATGAACCCTTTGTGGTCATGCTGGGTGATGATTTGATGGATATTACCAATGACAAGGCAGTGCCACTCACCAAGCAACTCATGGATGACTATGCGGCAACCCACGCATCTACAATTGCAGTTATGCAAGTTCCTCACGAAGAAGTCTCTGCTTACGGCGTTATTGCACCGCAAGGCGAAGGAGTCAATGGCCTCTACAGCGTTGAAAAATTTGTTGAAAAACCGGCACCAGAAGATGCGCCAAGCGATTTGGCCATTATCGGACGCTATCTGCTCACACCAGAAATTTTTGAAATCCTAGAAAAACAAACTCCCGGCGCTGGCAATGAAATTCAACTGACGGATGCCATCGATACCCTCAACAAGACTCAGCGCGTTTTTGCCCGCGAATTTAAAGGTGACCGCTATGATGTCGGCGATAAATTCGGCTTTATGAAAACTTCTATCGATTATGCTCTCAAGCACCCACAAGTCAAGGACGATTTGAAACAATACATTATCGATTTAGGCAAAAAATTAGATAAGAAAACGAAAAAATAA
- a CDS encoding rhomboid family intramembrane serine protease — protein MKQIFDRDYPVTSILLILTSLVFALMFLSYGFQYSSSEALYYFGAVRGYTIQALPEQFWRVFAAIFIHIGLEHFVINMLTLYFLGRQIEAIFGSWKFLILYLMSGVMGNLFVVYFSPDSLAAGASTALFGLFASVVVLRYATRNYYLQQLGQSYMSLLAVNLIMSFLPGISLAGHLGGLVGGALGAVILPVSGERYAFSKSQRFLALAAYLGLAAILIFLTFQRPIF, from the coding sequence ATGAAACAAATCTTTGATAGAGACTATCCCGTGACAAGCATTTTGCTTATCCTAACGAGCCTTGTTTTCGCCTTGATGTTTCTTTCCTACGGTTTTCAATACAGCAGTTCCGAAGCCTTGTATTACTTTGGCGCCGTGCGCGGTTACACGATTCAAGCGCTGCCGGAGCAGTTTTGGCGGGTTTTTGCTGCTATTTTTATCCACATTGGCTTGGAGCATTTTGTGATTAATATGCTGACGCTTTACTTCCTTGGTCGACAGATTGAAGCCATCTTCGGCTCTTGGAAATTTTTGATACTCTACCTGATGTCAGGAGTGATGGGGAACTTATTTGTTGTCTATTTTTCACCCGACAGCCTGGCAGCTGGGGCTTCTACTGCTCTTTTCGGCCTTTTTGCTTCCGTTGTTGTGCTTCGTTATGCTACGCGAAACTACTATCTGCAGCAGCTGGGTCAGTCCTATATGAGCCTGCTGGCTGTCAATCTGATCATGAGTTTTTTACCGGGAATTAGTCTTGCAGGGCACTTGGGCGGTCTAGTCGGTGGAGCTTTAGGAGCTGTGATCTTACCAGTTTCGGGAGAGCGTTACGCTTTTAGCAAGTCTCAACGTTTTTTAGCATTAGCGGCCTACCTTGGATTAGCAGCTATTCTGATTTTTCTGACTTTTCAAAGACCAATTTTTTAA
- a CDS encoding 5-formyltetrahydrofolate cyclo-ligase translates to MKKELRQTVLKQMKKLAGKEKEQADSWLTQHLLSSAAYQKAQVIATYLSMPHEISTAAFIKQAQLDGKRVLVPKTYGQGRMIFVDYDESSLQKSSFGLMEPISEEAVEKPEIDLIHVPGVVFNSQGFRIGYGGGYYDRYLADYAGASISTIYAAQQADFTPAQHDVAVKELLIYETNL, encoded by the coding sequence ATGAAAAAAGAGTTGAGACAAACTGTACTGAAGCAGATGAAGAAACTTGCAGGAAAAGAAAAAGAGCAGGCAGATAGCTGGCTGACCCAGCACTTGCTCAGTTCAGCAGCTTATCAAAAAGCTCAGGTTATCGCTACTTATCTTTCCATGCCGCATGAAATCTCAACTGCAGCCTTTATCAAGCAGGCTCAGTTGGACGGCAAGCGGGTTTTAGTGCCTAAAACCTACGGCCAGGGTCGGATGATCTTTGTGGATTATGATGAAAGCAGCCTGCAAAAGAGCTCTTTTGGCCTTATGGAGCCGATAAGCGAAGAGGCTGTGGAGAAGCCGGAGATTGATCTGATTCATGTGCCGGGCGTTGTTTTCAATTCTCAAGGCTTTCGAATTGGTTACGGCGGTGGCTACTATGACCGTTATCTGGCTGATTATGCAGGAGCATCCATCAGCACTATTTATGCAGCCCAGCAGGCAGATTTTACACCAGCTCAACATGATGTTGCAGTAAAGGAGTTACTCATTTATGAAACAAATCTTTGA